One genomic region from Macrobrachium rosenbergii isolate ZJJX-2024 chromosome 1, ASM4041242v1, whole genome shotgun sequence encodes:
- the LOC136839620 gene encoding uncharacterized protein produces the protein MPTVCAVFGCYSNARKKEVSFFRFPRDEETRQKWVHRCKRRDNFNTTTHRICSKHFADSAYRRDLKQELLGSQAPAMKYRRLKRNAIPTLHMPDSQGWYSLHFHRYYLLGKEASITGNNYNSIKECDSSNMSEGMFSKEKSCENNGLNETELEKELMISAMVFASSEDEKMPEEETDNVDTEFAERTSENVADEEGLRYVGGYVASKFPEYQFLGCKLKKLNGTWISAVERHEDNLTEPSAEFFEKLKLMEKLFKTQRRKQTETRKGSFV, from the coding sequence ATGCCAACAGTCTGCGCTGTGTTTGGTTGTTATTCAAATGCTAGAAAAAAAGAAGTATCATTTTTTCGATTCCCTCGTGATGAGGAAACAAGACAGAAATGGGTTCATCGTTGTAAGAGAAGGGATAACTTTAACACTACTACTCATCGAATATGCAGTAAACATTTTGCAGACAGTGCATATAGAAGAGACCTGAAGCAGGAACTTCTTGGATCACAAGCCCCAGCAATGAAATATAGACGTCTTAAGAGAAATGCAATTCCAACGCTTCACATGCCTGATTCACAAGGTTGGTATTCTTTGCATTTTCATAGATATTATCTACTTGGCAAAGAAGCCTCTATTACTGGAAACAATTATAATTCAATAAAGGAGTGTGATTCTTCAAATATGTCGGAAGGAATgtttagtaaagaaaaaagttgtgAAAATAATGGTTTAAATGAAACTGAGCTTGAAAAAGAGCTTATGATCTCTGCAATGGTGTTTGCCTCTTCTGAAGATGAGAAAATGCCAGAAGAAGAGACAGACAATGTAGACACTGAATTTGCGGAGAGAACTTCGGAGAATGTTGCAGACGAAGAGGGACTTCGTTATGTTGGTGGCTATGTGGCATCCAAATTTCCTGAGTATCAATTCCTGGGATGCaaacttaaaaaactaaatggtacGTGGATCAGTGCAGTGGAGCGGCATGAGGATAACTTAACGGAACCAAGTGCTgagttttttgaaaaattgaagttgatggaaaaactttttaaaacacaACGGAGAAAGCAAACTGAGACCCGGAAAGGGAGTTTTGTGTGA